One genomic window of Syntrophorhabdaceae bacterium includes the following:
- a CDS encoding ATP-binding protein: protein MDIYSIPPLLSAIILFILFLMGVFKSKQSPINLLFSLICLIGCFLNIDKTILTVIADEKLAIQISRIDHIFLVFIIPLYLHFTLLVTGYKKWLPFIKYFYIVSFLLLPLTRHPQYLTHVKHYFFGFFAISGPYFYFFGILSTLSTAVSLYLLVRKLREETTSIKKTRIKYILLSFGLAAFVNHFDILTMSGYAMYPLGNFVFVPMCLLGYSILKHDVMEWKIFLNKGIVLSTLLLISTGLFVGLEVLLKKLFDTSMHTDVVYIIAMILTFFLIYFSKERIQDFLVQFLQQEFIRNRKALRDLSFAILTLHHIEDIKKTITVKLSKLFVLQQCVIKMVPKVDETETVSAFQESDTLWNDGYRLSIPIHSKAYPSYLLLGEKGNMSLYTAEEVEFLAILANHTALSFDNAKAYKKIQDFSNSLEKLVDERTKALIQSESLAAVGRLAAGVAHELNNPIAGVMSTLEFYIDHLEERSDIRDDLIFSLNELRRAKDIVKSLLDASRQKDETKDLVDIYNPLGDALKILYNQYKNKKITITKNYNAQYSLVMGNGPRLCQVFINIIKNSIDAIGDRSGRITIDIFNEDRLPDQAQKREGPVQWLVCRISDDGEGIETKHVKDIFKPFFTTKPQGKGIGLGLFIVHEIIKDHKATIVVESNRNKGTTFTLSFPCRQQ, encoded by the coding sequence ATGGATATCTATAGCATTCCACCATTGCTCAGCGCAATCATCCTCTTCATCCTTTTTCTCATGGGGGTATTCAAATCAAAACAATCCCCCATCAACCTCCTCTTTTCGCTCATATGCCTCATAGGTTGTTTTCTCAACATTGACAAGACGATCCTTACAGTCATAGCAGATGAAAAACTTGCTATTCAAATAAGCAGGATTGACCACATCTTCCTGGTTTTTATTATCCCCCTCTATCTCCATTTCACCCTGTTGGTAACGGGGTATAAAAAGTGGCTTCCATTCATAAAATATTTCTATATTGTCTCCTTCCTGCTTTTGCCTTTGACCCGGCATCCACAGTATTTAACCCACGTAAAACATTATTTCTTCGGGTTTTTCGCTATTTCCGGACCTTACTTTTATTTCTTCGGTATCCTCAGTACTCTGAGCACTGCCGTGTCGCTCTATCTCCTGGTAAGGAAGCTGAGAGAAGAGACCACATCAATAAAAAAAACGAGGATAAAATATATCCTCTTAAGCTTTGGACTTGCCGCCTTTGTAAATCACTTCGATATCCTCACCATGAGCGGATACGCAATGTATCCGCTGGGAAATTTTGTTTTTGTCCCCATGTGTCTGCTGGGATATTCCATACTCAAACACGACGTCATGGAGTGGAAGATATTTCTCAACAAAGGGATTGTCCTTTCTACCCTTCTTCTCATATCCACAGGTCTCTTTGTCGGGCTGGAGGTATTGTTAAAAAAGCTCTTTGACACATCGATGCACACTGATGTGGTTTATATCATTGCGATGATCCTTACCTTCTTCCTCATCTATTTTTCCAAGGAGCGGATCCAGGACTTTCTCGTGCAATTTCTGCAACAGGAATTTATTAGAAACAGGAAGGCGCTCAGGGATCTCAGTTTTGCGATATTGACGCTCCATCATATTGAAGACATCAAAAAAACTATTACTGTAAAGTTATCGAAGCTGTTCGTGCTTCAACAATGTGTCATTAAAATGGTGCCGAAGGTTGACGAAACAGAAACGGTCAGCGCCTTTCAGGAATCCGATACATTGTGGAACGACGGATACCGGTTGTCTATTCCGATACATTCAAAGGCATACCCTTCGTATCTCCTGCTGGGAGAAAAAGGGAACATGAGCCTCTACACGGCAGAAGAGGTGGAATTTCTCGCGATCCTTGCAAACCACACTGCCCTTTCCTTCGATAATGCGAAGGCATATAAAAAGATCCAGGACTTTTCGAACTCCCTTGAAAAACTTGTCGATGAAAGGACAAAAGCCCTTATACAGAGCGAAAGCCTTGCCGCTGTCGGAAGACTCGCAGCGGGCGTTGCCCATGAATTGAACAACCCCATCGCGGGCGTTATGAGCACCCTGGAATTTTATATAGACCACCTGGAGGAAAGAAGTGATATCCGCGACGACCTTATCTTCTCCCTCAATGAGCTCAGGAGGGCAAAGGATATCGTGAAAAGCCTCCTCGACGCTTCACGCCAGAAAGACGAAACAAAAGACCTTGTCGACATCTACAACCCGTTGGGAGATGCGCTCAAGATCCTCTATAACCAGTATAAAAACAAAAAGATCACCATAACAAAAAATTACAACGCGCAATACAGTCTGGTCATGGGTAATGGTCCGAGGTTATGCCAGGTGTTCATCAACATCATTAAAAATTCTATTGACGCCATAGGCGACAGGAGCGGCAGGATAACGATCGACATCTTCAATGAAGACAGGCTGCCGGATCAGGCACAAAAGCGGGAAGGTCCTGTGCAGTGGTTGGTGTGCAGGATCTCCGATGATGGTGAGGGCATTGAGACAAAGCATGTAAAGGATATCTTCAAACCGTTTTTTACTACAAAACCCCAGGGCAAAGGGATTGGCCTCGGCCTCTTTATCGTTCATGAGATCATCAAGGATCACAAAGCCACCATCGTGGTGGAGAGCAACAGGAACAAAGGAACAACATTTACACTTTCTTTTCCCTGCCGGCAACAATGA
- the rsmI gene encoding 16S rRNA (cytidine(1402)-2'-O)-methyltransferase has protein sequence MTMNGILYVVGTPIGNLQDITIRAVEVLRDVNFVVAENSARALKILNHFDIHKSILSINSYSEDRKSRNITERIERGESCALITSAGTPCISDPGNIIVKRCYEKGLNVRVIPGPSAAVSAVSISGLFADRFVFFGFLPQKRSKVKKALNELALIPYPVIFFESPRRVMKTLHMLHEEWGNREAVLFKEMTKMYEEVLRGSIEELIARLDSQELRGEYTIIVAGREKKV, from the coding sequence ATGACAATGAACGGTATCCTCTATGTCGTCGGAACACCGATAGGCAACCTGCAGGACATTACAATCAGGGCTGTTGAGGTTTTAAGGGACGTGAATTTTGTTGTGGCAGAAAACAGCGCCAGGGCGTTAAAGATCCTCAACCACTTCGATATCCATAAATCCATTCTTTCAATTAACAGCTACAGCGAGGACAGGAAGTCAAGGAATATCACGGAACGGATAGAACGTGGGGAATCCTGTGCATTAATTACAAGCGCAGGAACGCCCTGTATCTCAGACCCGGGGAACATTATTGTAAAACGTTGCTATGAAAAGGGACTGAACGTGCGTGTTATACCGGGGCCATCTGCGGCAGTAAGCGCGGTGTCCATTTCGGGACTTTTTGCGGACCGTTTTGTGTTCTTTGGTTTTTTACCGCAAAAAAGATCGAAGGTGAAAAAGGCTCTTAATGAGCTGGCATTAATACCCTATCCTGTCATCTTTTTCGAATCGCCAAGAAGAGTAATGAAAACGCTCCATATGCTCCATGAAGAGTGGGGCAATCGTGAGGCGGTGCTTTTCAAGGAGATGACAAAGATGTACGAAGAGGTTTTAAGGGGCAGTATCGAAGAGCTGATCGCGAGACTTGACTCTCAGGAATTGAGAGGGGAGTATACAATCATTGTTGCCGGCAGGGAAAAGAAAGTGTAA
- a CDS encoding lytic transglycosylase domain-containing protein: MILKAIIILIVCLFPQYGFSAVYGYEDEQGTYHFTNMIPVGKRFHVVIPERKRFILPDNIDNDSYDKMIRHHSSVHGVDPSLVKAVMKAESNFNPNAVSRKGAQGLMQLMPDTSRLMRVDNPFDPEENIRGGARYLKLLNEIFEGNLELVLAAYNAGPQKVKEHNMNVPPIEETKTFIKRVKHYYNKLKNPNEG, from the coding sequence ATGATTTTAAAAGCAATTATAATACTCATCGTTTGTCTTTTTCCACAGTACGGGTTTTCTGCGGTCTATGGCTACGAAGATGAGCAGGGGACATACCATTTTACCAACATGATTCCCGTGGGAAAGAGGTTCCACGTTGTTATCCCTGAAAGGAAAAGGTTCATCTTGCCAGACAATATCGATAACGACTCGTACGACAAGATGATCAGGCATCACTCGAGTGTCCACGGGGTGGATCCGTCACTGGTCAAGGCGGTGATGAAGGCGGAATCAAATTTTAATCCTAACGCAGTCTCACGAAAAGGAGCTCAGGGCCTTATGCAGCTCATGCCGGATACGTCAAGGCTGATGAGAGTGGACAACCCCTTTGATCCTGAAGAAAATATCAGGGGAGGTGCGAGATACCTCAAGCTTCTGAATGAAATCTTCGAGGGCAATCTCGAACTGGTTCTTGCCGCATACAATGCAGGCCCTCAAAAGGTCAAGGAACATAATATGAATGTTCCCCCCATAGAAGAAACAAAGACATTTATAAAAAGGGTCAAACACTACTACAACAAGCTGAAAAATCCAAATGAAGGCTAA
- the pgsA gene encoding CDP-diacylglycerol--glycerol-3-phosphate 3-phosphatidyltransferase, with protein MKAKDEKMPLWTLPNRLSVIRILFIPLIIIFIEKGFFFTASLLFIIAGITDGLDGFMARRLSLGSKFGVHLDSIADKLLVSSVLIALTYYRLVPLWVTIILVGREFIISGLRSFYAMEGIAIYPSFPGKLKTTLQIVGISCVLFHPRLQEAGLYIIYAALFFSIFSAGHYVLAIFRSQPPEEQETSSSEHTGLENKD; from the coding sequence ATGAAGGCTAAAGACGAGAAGATGCCTCTCTGGACGCTTCCGAACAGATTGAGCGTCATACGAATACTTTTCATACCTCTCATTATCATATTCATCGAGAAGGGCTTCTTTTTCACTGCCTCTCTCCTGTTCATTATTGCGGGCATCACCGACGGGCTCGACGGCTTTATGGCAAGAAGGTTGAGTCTGGGAAGCAAGTTCGGTGTGCACCTTGACTCGATTGCAGATAAGCTGCTTGTCTCCTCGGTGTTGATTGCCCTTACTTATTACAGGCTGGTACCGCTCTGGGTAACGATCATTCTCGTGGGGAGAGAATTTATCATCAGCGGGCTGCGGTCATTTTATGCAATGGAGGGGATAGCCATTTATCCATCCTTCCCCGGTAAACTAAAAACAACGCTCCAGATCGTCGGAATATCCTGCGTGCTCTTTCATCCTCGTCTTCAGGAGGCTGGTCTCTATATCATATACGCCGCGCTCTTTTTCAGTATCTTTTCAGCCGGGCATTATGTCCTTGCAATATTCAGATCACAACCCCCTGAGGAACAAGAAACCTCTTCCTCTGAGCATACCGGACTGGAAAACAAAGACTGA
- a CDS encoding KamA family radical SAM protein: MAKKNLSALNTTRHAGQRTEEPISSRLSELLINDAEGSFHTLPFVYSAEALSKFISLDPDQKNTIKQVCLIHSLRIPLFYLKLMENNNPFCPIRRQAIPSTEELQDEGDDDPLKENDISITPVLMKRYPGRAVFLISSECAMYCRFCNRKRIVGKGWDPGEFFEESFKYLSSDTTIREIILSGGDPFMIQPGLLDDILSRLRTMQHIRTIRISTRMPIVDPVRMTEEHFRILKKHEPLWIVFHINHPLEVTLEFLENVKKFRNAGSAMISQTVLLRNINDCENILLKLFEALVAAGVKPYYLFQLDEVRGAQHFKVRLERGIRIMKALRAKASGLAMPQYAVDITGGLGKVPVDYVYLKGRKGKKVYMENLSGVTGAYTDDGQKSRCNKCGLCK, translated from the coding sequence ATGGCAAAGAAAAACCTCTCTGCACTGAACACAACGAGGCATGCTGGGCAAAGAACAGAAGAGCCCATTTCGTCCCGGCTCAGTGAGTTATTAATAAACGATGCGGAGGGTAGTTTCCATACCCTCCCTTTTGTTTACAGCGCGGAAGCGCTATCGAAGTTCATATCATTAGATCCAGACCAGAAAAATACAATAAAACAGGTTTGTCTAATCCATTCCCTTAGAATACCTCTGTTTTATCTCAAACTTATGGAAAACAATAACCCTTTCTGCCCAATACGGCGGCAGGCAATACCGTCCACGGAAGAATTGCAGGATGAAGGGGACGATGACCCACTGAAAGAAAATGATATCTCGATCACACCTGTTTTGATGAAGCGGTATCCCGGTAGGGCTGTTTTTCTGATAAGCTCAGAATGCGCCATGTATTGCAGGTTCTGTAACAGGAAAAGGATCGTCGGAAAAGGATGGGATCCGGGAGAATTTTTTGAGGAATCCTTCAAATATTTGAGTAGCGATACAACGATCCGGGAGATCATCCTCTCCGGCGGTGATCCCTTCATGATCCAGCCAGGCTTATTGGATGATATTCTATCGAGATTGAGAACAATGCAACACATAAGGACAATCCGGATCAGTACAAGGATGCCGATTGTTGATCCCGTAAGGATGACAGAGGAACATTTCCGGATATTGAAAAAACATGAACCATTATGGATTGTGTTTCACATAAACCATCCACTGGAAGTAACCCTGGAATTTCTTGAAAATGTGAAGAAATTCAGAAATGCCGGCAGCGCCATGATCAGCCAGACCGTACTTCTGAGAAACATCAATGACTGCGAGAATATCCTGTTGAAGCTCTTTGAAGCACTTGTGGCGGCTGGAGTGAAACCCTATTACCTTTTCCAGCTCGATGAGGTAAGGGGGGCACAGCATTTCAAGGTCAGACTTGAAAGGGGTATCCGGATCATGAAGGCCTTACGGGCAAAGGCATCCGGTCTGGCCATGCCACAGTATGCCGTTGATATTACCGGAGGTCTGGGCAAGGTCCCTGTAGATTACGTATATCTGAAAGGGAGAAAGGGCAAGAAGGTTTACATGGAAAACCTGTCAGGTGTTACAGGCGCCTATACGGATGATGGGCAGAAGAGCAGATGCAATAAATGTGGATTGTGTAAATAG
- the pal gene encoding peptidoglycan-associated lipoprotein Pal, with protein MKIKSFGLVLMVAVMVVALSGCGCFYQQMKGETPAPAAPAAKAVSPAAKAPMPVAKAAPAAVALKDINFDFDKYNIRANDAETLKKNYEWMMANSGKKIKIEGNCDERGTVEYNLVLGQKRADATKNFLVNLGANGKLIGTVSYGKEKPLCTEHNEACWAKNRRAHFVPAQ; from the coding sequence ATGAAAATTAAATCATTTGGTCTTGTTTTAATGGTTGCGGTTATGGTAGTTGCGTTAAGCGGGTGTGGTTGCTTCTATCAGCAGATGAAAGGCGAGACTCCTGCGCCTGCAGCACCGGCGGCCAAGGCAGTATCGCCGGCAGCAAAGGCACCAATGCCGGTAGCAAAAGCAGCACCGGCAGCAGTTGCCCTCAAAGACATCAACTTTGACTTTGATAAATATAACATCAGAGCGAACGATGCCGAGACCCTGAAAAAGAATTATGAATGGATGATGGCAAACTCCGGTAAGAAGATAAAGATTGAGGGAAACTGCGACGAAAGGGGCACGGTAGAATATAACCTCGTCCTCGGACAGAAAAGGGCTGATGCGACGAAGAATTTCCTCGTCAATCTCGGTGCAAATGGAAAGTTAATCGGGACAGTCAGCTATGGCAAAGAAAAACCTCTCTGCACTGAACACAACGAGGCATGCTGGGCAAAGAACAGAAGAGCCCATTTCGTCCCGGCTCAGTGA
- a CDS encoding 1-phosphofructokinase family hexose kinase produces the protein MIYTVTLSPSLDRIIEVEELMYDDVNEVIEEKGYPSGKGIDVSRVIKELGGQSIALGFIGGYNGLELEGRLVNEGILCDFTEFHDEIRTNIIIYQKKKKLQTLLSTQGPSVNETESAAFFRKIQGIPMNSIVVISGNVPAGMNEGFYAQLVTTLKGKNVRIFLDTDEEALRIGVDAGPYLIKPNIYEFSRLVKKNVVEIDEIVKYAKPYENIVEYIVVSMGARGVVGISGKGNFHVAPPKVKVRSSIGSGDSLLAGIVFVLSKGGTFEDALIQGVACGTATALNPGNDLCAKEDVDFIKKDVIIKKI, from the coding sequence ATGATATATACAGTTACCCTAAGTCCATCCCTTGACAGAATTATAGAAGTAGAAGAACTCATGTATGATGATGTTAATGAGGTTATTGAAGAGAAAGGGTATCCAAGCGGCAAAGGAATTGATGTTTCAAGGGTTATCAAGGAGCTTGGCGGTCAGAGCATCGCTCTCGGATTCATTGGCGGATATAACGGTCTGGAACTGGAAGGCAGGCTTGTCAATGAAGGTATTCTCTGTGATTTCACAGAGTTCCACGATGAAATAAGAACGAACATCATCATTTACCAGAAAAAAAAGAAACTCCAGACCTTATTAAGCACGCAAGGACCCTCTGTCAATGAGACGGAAAGTGCAGCCTTTTTTAGGAAAATCCAGGGAATACCGATGAATAGTATCGTGGTGATAAGCGGCAATGTCCCGGCTGGTATGAATGAGGGTTTTTATGCGCAGCTTGTTACTACATTAAAGGGAAAAAATGTCAGGATATTTCTCGATACCGATGAGGAGGCTTTACGGATAGGGGTCGATGCCGGGCCGTACCTTATAAAACCCAATATCTACGAATTCAGCCGGCTTGTGAAAAAAAATGTTGTTGAGATCGACGAGATAGTAAAATATGCAAAACCTTATGAAAATATTGTAGAATATATTGTTGTATCCATGGGGGCAAGGGGGGTTGTAGGTATATCGGGAAAGGGGAATTTCCATGTTGCACCACCAAAGGTGAAGGTAAGGAGTTCTATCGGCTCCGGGGATTCGCTTTTGGCAGGTATTGTGTTCGTATTAAGCAAGGGCGGTACCTTCGAGGACGCCCTTATACAGGGCGTAGCCTGTGGGACGGCAACAGCGTTGAACCCGGGCAATGATCTTTGTGCAAAGGAAGATGTTGATTTTATAAAAAAAGATGTTATTATTAAAAAAATTTAA
- a CDS encoding outer membrane protein transport protein: protein MLFTYHKIGVKAVIKNIIALSLLIMPCEVSGAAFLIYNQDARANGMGMAVISSVDNPSAVLYNPAQLPYQKGFGGSVGDTFIVPTTYFEEYCTGQRTYTKTTTHHLPAVFLKYTKEDLSFGVGIFSLFGLSTEWPGNWIGRYTTTFAEIKTTFINPVVAYRVNDYLSLGFGISHVQSSVTMKSAIDLSSFGLPDGHASLKGDGEGIAYNVGCTLKLPARFTLSLTYRSATPIRYDGKASLYMPSPLASSATGVSTKIILPFLAAFGIAKNIGPLTIEGDILYTGWSSLRGYRIASDNKTADAYYGKNWTNAPSIAFGFNYQWTKYFEIRGGYMYDKTPVPAQTLGPELPDATRNIFTIGTTIGGNHFKVDLGYQATFFEKAGSTRSIVPLRGTYGSFAHLIFASITYNR, encoded by the coding sequence ATGCTTTTTACGTATCACAAAATCGGTGTCAAAGCCGTAATAAAGAATATTATCGCCTTGTCGCTTCTTATCATGCCCTGCGAGGTGTCCGGTGCAGCATTCCTGATATACAATCAGGATGCAAGGGCAAACGGAATGGGAATGGCAGTAATATCATCTGTTGACAACCCATCAGCCGTATTGTATAACCCTGCGCAGCTCCCATACCAGAAAGGTTTTGGGGGTTCCGTTGGAGACACCTTTATAGTTCCCACAACCTACTTCGAAGAGTACTGTACGGGCCAAAGGACATATACAAAAACAACAACGCATCACCTGCCGGCGGTTTTTTTGAAATATACCAAAGAAGACCTTTCATTCGGCGTGGGGATATTCTCCCTCTTCGGTCTTTCCACGGAATGGCCTGGTAACTGGATCGGCAGATATACTACAACCTTCGCGGAGATTAAAACAACGTTTATCAATCCTGTTGTTGCATACAGGGTCAACGACTATCTCTCGCTCGGTTTCGGCATCTCACATGTACAAAGCTCGGTAACGATGAAAAGCGCGATCGACCTGAGCTCCTTCGGTCTTCCTGACGGGCATGCAAGCCTCAAAGGGGACGGGGAGGGTATTGCCTATAACGTGGGATGCACCCTTAAGTTACCTGCGAGATTCACCCTTTCCCTTACATACCGATCGGCAACGCCGATCAGGTATGACGGAAAGGCGTCACTGTATATGCCGTCTCCGCTTGCCTCCTCTGCCACAGGGGTCTCCACGAAGATTATCCTCCCGTTTCTCGCTGCCTTCGGAATAGCAAAAAATATAGGCCCTCTGACGATCGAAGGGGATATCCTCTACACCGGCTGGTCTTCTTTGCGGGGCTACAGGATCGCTTCGGACAACAAAACAGCCGATGCATACTATGGTAAAAACTGGACCAATGCGCCAAGCATAGCTTTCGGCTTCAATTATCAGTGGACAAAATACTTCGAGATCAGGGGAGGATATATGTACGATAAGACCCCTGTGCCGGCACAGACGCTTGGGCCTGAACTGCCTGATGCTACAAGAAATATCTTCACGATCGGGACAACAATAGGTGGTAACCATTTCAAGGTTGATCTTGGATACCAGGCAACATTTTTTGAAAAGGCCGGATCGACACGGAGCATTGTTCCGCTTAGAGGGACGTATGGCAGTTTTGCGCACCTTATTTTTGCATCCATTACTTACAACAGGTGA
- a CDS encoding nucleoside recognition domain-containing protein, protein MKSDNYLPVLRKGFINGISVTFTMVKVIVPFYIVIEFIKKTGFIAIISDFFKPFMQLIGLPGEAALGLMAGYFINLYAAIAVIAPLELSTKDITIAALILGIAHSLPLETAVTKQTGVNAWLLMFVRVFFSLLSGVILNIIWKLFS, encoded by the coding sequence ATGAAAAGTGATAATTATCTGCCGGTTCTGAGGAAGGGCTTTATCAACGGCATTTCCGTAACCTTCACCATGGTAAAGGTAATAGTGCCCTTCTATATCGTCATAGAGTTTATAAAAAAGACAGGTTTCATCGCCATCATAAGTGATTTTTTTAAACCTTTTATGCAACTCATTGGACTGCCGGGAGAGGCCGCTCTTGGTCTTATGGCCGGATACTTCATCAATCTCTATGCGGCAATCGCCGTGATCGCACCCCTTGAACTGTCAACAAAGGACATAACAATTGCAGCCCTGATCCTTGGGATTGCCCACAGTCTTCCCCTCGAAACTGCCGTTACAAAACAGACCGGCGTAAATGCCTGGCTTTTAATGTTTGTCCGGGTCTTTTTCAGTCTACTGTCAGGAGTGATACTGAACATTATATGGAAACTGTTCTCGTAG
- the hisS gene encoding histidine--tRNA ligase codes for MEKIRTLRGFRDILGEDIEKFKRIESVSRRYLDILGFAEIETPILESTDLFIRSIGDTTDIVEKEMFTFTDLGGDSLTLRPEATAGVVRAYLQSGMYAKERISKLFAIGPMFRHERPQKGRFREFHQVDVEVFGTDDPFIDAELLWMISLLLGDLGVKKYTMEVNSVGCKLCREEFRAVLVSYFETRQDRLCEDCLRRLRRNPLRIFDCKNTQCIEVSSESPLLFDYLCPGCSDHFQGFLAHMNDFGVPVIVNKRLVRGLDYYTKTVFEVTSDELGAQKAFTAGGRYDNLVEEMGGPKTPAIGFAVGMERLALLAGNEEGTRKPVCFFAYLGEKAKAYLAPMTKAFIAKGLSLRYSYEGKSLKSQMRYADGLGADFVLILGDEEIEKKVIVVRNMKEKDQFELPLDLPELATTIRQKFHKDSE; via the coding sequence ATGGAAAAGATAAGGACATTAAGGGGTTTCAGGGATATCCTCGGTGAAGACATCGAAAAGTTCAAACGCATAGAAAGCGTCTCGAGGAGGTACCTCGATATTCTCGGTTTTGCTGAGATCGAAACCCCGATCCTTGAAAGTACAGACCTGTTTATAAGAAGCATCGGAGACACAACCGATATCGTGGAAAAGGAGATGTTTACCTTTACCGACCTCGGCGGCGACTCACTGACGCTCAGACCCGAGGCTACCGCGGGGGTTGTCAGGGCATACCTGCAGTCCGGTATGTACGCGAAAGAAAGGATAAGCAAGTTATTCGCCATAGGGCCCATGTTCAGACACGAAAGACCCCAAAAGGGCAGGTTCCGGGAATTCCATCAGGTTGACGTAGAGGTCTTCGGAACAGATGACCCGTTCATCGATGCGGAGCTTTTATGGATGATCTCCCTCCTTTTGGGGGACCTCGGGGTAAAGAAGTATACAATGGAGGTCAACAGCGTTGGCTGTAAGCTTTGCAGGGAAGAGTTCAGGGCTGTCCTTGTGTCGTATTTTGAGACAAGGCAGGATCGCTTATGCGAGGACTGTCTGAGACGGCTTCGCAGAAACCCTCTCAGGATATTCGATTGCAAGAATACGCAGTGCATTGAAGTCAGTAGTGAATCACCGCTGCTGTTTGATTATCTCTGCCCAGGGTGCAGCGACCATTTCCAGGGGTTCCTCGCCCATATGAATGATTTCGGGGTACCTGTCATTGTGAACAAACGGCTTGTCAGAGGACTTGATTACTATACAAAAACAGTATTCGAGGTCACATCGGATGAACTGGGTGCCCAGAAGGCCTTTACGGCAGGCGGACGATACGACAACCTTGTAGAAGAGATGGGTGGTCCGAAGACGCCTGCAATCGGTTTCGCCGTTGGTATGGAGAGGCTGGCGCTCCTCGCAGGCAATGAGGAGGGTACCCGGAAACCGGTCTGTTTCTTCGCCTATCTCGGGGAAAAGGCGAAGGCCTATCTCGCCCCGATGACAAAGGCCTTTATTGCTAAGGGATTGTCGTTACGCTATTCCTATGAGGGGAAATCCCTGAAATCCCAGATGCGGTATGCCGATGGTCTGGGCGCAGATTTCGTGCTGATCCTTGGCGATGAGGAGATAGAAAAGAAGGTGATCGTTGTAAGGAACATGAAGGAAAAGGACCAGTTCGAATTACCCCTCGACCTGCCTGAGCTTGCCACGACGATCAGGCAGAAATTCCATAAAGACAGTGAATAG
- a CDS encoding HDOD domain-containing protein has product MEADRKKELLEKIESGYSLPVMSVVAVKLVEFASDDTCSVNDLTSLIEKDPSLAANLLRMANSAFFRTNKPVATLQQAIMRIGFHQLRIMALSLSLRNTFPMGRIGALDYEQFWRISLYRGLLAQSISKHMKMLNDEEAFLAGLILEIGLLIFFDIFLKNKNEGDEIDFYSLEKLLVWEKEHYGINHREIGESALRHWKFPDRTVETQKFWSTGIEGSNIIPPLARVCEIARVLSEKMLHRKEDFHVLFSEARETFGISDEIINDSIITSLEQVDEIAGSLKLESNKERDMLELMEKANRTLGTISEKISQVRTGQSLPSFDALDVKAEEKDTVTYTLQAVAHEIKNPLVAVAGFAKRLAKKIDPDSENGRYVRIILEEAMRLEAKLKEMGSNR; this is encoded by the coding sequence ATGGAAGCTGATAGAAAAAAGGAATTATTAGAAAAGATAGAATCGGGCTATTCGCTGCCTGTAATGTCGGTTGTTGCCGTTAAGCTTGTAGAGTTTGCTTCGGATGATACATGTTCGGTAAATGACCTTACTTCATTGATCGAAAAGGATCCTTCCCTTGCCGCCAATCTCCTGAGAATGGCAAACAGCGCGTTCTTCAGGACAAATAAACCTGTTGCGACATTGCAGCAGGCTATTATGCGAATAGGTTTTCATCAGCTCAGGATTATGGCCCTATCGCTTTCTTTGAGAAATACATTTCCGATGGGCAGGATAGGCGCCCTGGATTATGAGCAATTCTGGCGCATCTCGCTCTACAGGGGATTGCTGGCTCAATCAATATCAAAACATATGAAAATGTTAAATGACGAGGAAGCCTTTTTGGCTGGCCTCATCCTTGAGATCGGCCTCCTGATATTTTTTGATATATTTTTGAAAAATAAGAACGAAGGAGATGAGATCGATTTTTATTCCCTTGAGAAACTTCTGGTCTGGGAGAAGGAACACTATGGTATCAATCACCGGGAAATAGGAGAATCGGCGCTGCGCCACTGGAAGTTTCCGGACAGGACCGTTGAGACCCAGAAATTCTGGAGTACAGGGATTGAAGGCAGCAATATAATTCCTCCACTTGCGCGGGTATGTGAGATAGCGAGGGTTTTATCTGAGAAGATGCTGCACCGTAAAGAAGATTTCCATGTCCTTTTTAGCGAAGCAAGAGAGACCTTTGGGATCTCCGATGAGATCATTAATGACAGCATCATAACCTCTTTGGAACAGGTAGATGAGATAGCGGGGAGTCTGAAGCTGGAATCGAATAAAGAGAGAGACATGCTGGAACTCATGGAAAAGGCGAACCGGACACTCGGCACAATCTCAGAGAAGATCTCACAGGTCCGGACGGGGCAGTCTCTGCCATCCTTTGATGCGCTTGATGTGAAGGCCGAAGAAAAAGATACTGTAACCTACACCCTTCAGGCGGTTGCGCATGAGATAAAAAATCCACTCGTCGCAGTAGCGGGGTTCGCGAAACGCCTCGCAAAGAAGATTGACCCTGATTCAGAGAACGGCAGATATGTTCGGATCATCCTCGAAGAGGCCATGAGACTGGAGGCAAAGCTGAAGGAAATGGGAAGTAACCGATAA